The Psychrosphaera ytuae genome includes a region encoding these proteins:
- a CDS encoding polysaccharide deacetylase family protein produces the protein MLKFGLSILAWMHFLRLKEHPFGILYFHRVLKQAEPFCPDDWTENQFEQLVAVLSKQFNILPISEALELQRRDQLPAKTLCLSFDDGYQDNATLAAPILEKYGVRGSFFVATEGTERGYLWNDELAYFLGEGFVNTSKPESIAFEGTEYNLKSVEHRSVVYLDLVGKLKVLPNNQRDQGLESIKSQLGATQHPPRCMMTTKQLQSLQDNGHDIGAHTHSHSILSYQSSNTARSEMTQSINYLNQVLDKPVTLFAYPNGWVGRDFTIEHERLLEELGLEYGVATNDGGVTTKTRKTAIPRFMPYRKQLDQFCLSAMKIMGET, from the coding sequence ATGTTAAAATTTGGTTTGTCGATACTGGCATGGATGCACTTTTTGAGACTGAAAGAGCACCCATTCGGGATCTTGTATTTTCACCGAGTGTTAAAACAGGCAGAGCCATTTTGTCCTGATGACTGGACCGAAAATCAATTTGAGCAACTCGTCGCAGTACTGAGCAAGCAGTTTAATATCTTACCCATATCAGAAGCACTCGAATTACAACGACGTGATCAATTACCTGCCAAAACCTTGTGTCTTTCTTTCGACGATGGCTATCAAGACAACGCAACACTTGCGGCACCGATATTAGAAAAATACGGAGTCAGAGGTAGCTTTTTTGTTGCGACCGAGGGAACTGAGCGTGGTTATTTATGGAATGATGAATTGGCTTATTTTCTTGGAGAGGGCTTTGTTAACACATCAAAACCTGAGTCAATTGCATTCGAAGGGACAGAGTATAACTTGAAGTCCGTTGAGCATAGATCTGTGGTTTATCTTGATTTAGTCGGCAAGTTGAAAGTCCTGCCAAATAACCAAAGAGATCAAGGGCTCGAGTCGATAAAATCGCAATTGGGCGCCACACAACATCCTCCACGTTGTATGATGACAACTAAGCAATTACAAAGCTTACAGGATAATGGCCATGACATTGGTGCTCATACCCATAGTCATAGCATTTTATCTTATCAGAGCTCAAACACGGCTAGATCTGAAATGACGCAGTCGATCAATTACCTCAATCAGGTATTAGACAAGCCTGTGACTCTATTTGCATATCCAAATGGGTGGGTCGGCCGTGATTTTACGATAGAACATGAGCGACTACTTGAAGAGCTTGGACTTGAATATGGCGTAGCGACCAATGATGGTGGCGTGACGACAAAGACAAGAAAAACCGCAATTCCTCGCTTCATGCCGTACAGAAAACAACTCGATCAATTTTGCCTTTCAGCGATGAAAATAATGGGAGAAACCTAA